Proteins encoded in a region of the Isoalcanivorax pacificus W11-5 genome:
- a CDS encoding CheR family methyltransferase, which translates to MSNAPPDASTGAFAGLLERDLLLTDADFTRVSQLIYQRAGIVLAPHKRDMVYSRLGRRVRSLGLTRFSDYLTRLELHGNATEWTAFTNALTTNLTSFFREAYHFPLLAQHVTGRRGPVRVWSAAASTGEEVWSIAITLLETLGPQADIEVVGTDIDTEALRRARAGIYPQELLRDMDKGRLKRFFLKGAGQHSGFVRVRPELTARVRFGELNLVAPAWQDIEPFDAIFCRNVMIYFDRTTQARVLDRLAACLKPDGLLFAGHSENFSQISTRFRLRGQTVYTLS; encoded by the coding sequence TTGAGCAACGCCCCGCCGGATGCATCGACAGGTGCCTTTGCCGGCCTGCTGGAACGCGATCTGCTGCTGACCGACGCGGACTTTACCCGCGTCAGCCAGCTGATCTATCAGCGCGCCGGCATCGTGCTGGCGCCGCACAAGCGCGACATGGTCTACAGCCGGCTTGGGCGGCGCGTGCGCAGCCTGGGGCTGACCCGTTTCAGCGACTACCTGACGCGGCTGGAGCTGCACGGCAATGCCACCGAATGGACTGCGTTCACCAATGCACTGACCACCAACCTGACGTCGTTTTTTCGCGAGGCGTATCACTTCCCGCTGCTGGCGCAGCACGTCACCGGGCGACGTGGTCCGGTGCGGGTCTGGAGCGCGGCGGCGAGCACCGGCGAGGAAGTCTGGTCGATCGCCATCACGCTGCTGGAAACCCTCGGGCCGCAGGCGGACATCGAAGTCGTGGGCACCGATATCGACACCGAGGCCCTGCGCCGCGCGCGGGCAGGCATCTATCCGCAGGAATTGCTGCGCGACATGGACAAGGGCCGGCTGAAGCGGTTCTTCCTCAAGGGCGCCGGGCAGCACAGCGGCTTTGTCAGGGTCAGGCCGGAACTGACGGCGCGGGTACGCTTCGGCGAACTGAATCTGGTGGCGCCGGCGTGGCAGGACATCGAGCCGTTTGATGCCATCTTCTGTCGCAACGTGATGATCTATTTCGACCGCACCACCCAGGCTCGCGTGCTGGACCGGCTGGCCGCCTGCCTGAAACCGGACGGGCTGTTGTTTGCTGGCCATTCGGAGAATTTTTCCCAGATCAGCACGCGCTTCCGGCTGCGCGGGCAGACCGTTTACACCCTGAGCTAA
- a CDS encoding methyl-accepting chemotaxis protein translates to MMTLLRNLNIRTAMAGVLICCALLIGALAVLRSVNNASTEQSMDVLDSVNVQQLNEINRAQLLLARARLSMDMAASYLEREMNSQAHDLLRRVEGLVGQSRAHFETFLAVPKEAEGKALADDLAMNYSELVTLLLERRASLEKEDLYGFFELGISMAAMDEILEDSNQRFVDHASQVVDMELARFDQQMALFQRIGIAVLVVTALVLVLIYLMLRKVVILPLGDAVEHLNRLADADMSQDIRVPGRNEIGTLFAAMRKLQDSLSGIVYDVRTGSGAVFTGAAEIAKGNADLSSRTEEQAASLEETAASMEQLTATVRQNAENASQASNLASEASGTAVRGGEAMQKVISTMSGISESSKKVAEITRMIDSIAFQTNILALNASVEAARAGEQGRGFAVVAGEVRNLAGSSADAAREIKQLIEQSVVQVDQGSVLVQQAGKTMDEVVAAVKRVTDIMDEISSASREQSGGIEQVSQAVSQMDEVTQQNAALVQQAMAAAASLEEQARHLEQAVSVFRLRQGEEQYRPALNAVESGQDDEPAPPLLTLETPAYDDSVAPAPPAGRRTSRREPVTTEDDWEEF, encoded by the coding sequence ATGATGACTTTACTGCGTAACCTGAACATACGCACCGCCATGGCCGGAGTGTTGATCTGCTGCGCGCTGCTGATCGGCGCACTGGCGGTACTGAGATCGGTGAACAACGCCTCCACCGAGCAATCGATGGACGTGCTGGACAGCGTCAACGTGCAACAGCTCAACGAGATCAACCGCGCCCAACTGCTGCTGGCGCGGGCGCGGCTGAGCATGGACATGGCGGCCAGTTACCTTGAGCGCGAGATGAACAGCCAGGCGCACGATCTGCTGCGCCGGGTGGAAGGGCTGGTCGGTCAGTCGCGCGCGCATTTCGAAACCTTCCTCGCGGTGCCGAAAGAAGCGGAAGGCAAGGCGCTCGCTGATGACCTGGCGATGAATTACAGCGAACTGGTGACGCTGCTGCTGGAGCGGCGTGCATCACTGGAAAAGGAAGACCTCTACGGCTTCTTTGAACTGGGTATCAGCATGGCCGCCATGGACGAGATTCTGGAAGACAGCAATCAGCGCTTTGTCGACCACGCCTCCCAGGTGGTGGACATGGAGCTGGCTCGCTTTGACCAGCAGATGGCGCTGTTCCAGCGCATCGGTATCGCCGTGCTGGTGGTGACTGCTCTGGTGCTGGTGCTGATCTACCTGATGCTGCGCAAAGTGGTGATCCTGCCATTGGGGGATGCGGTGGAGCATCTCAACCGGCTGGCCGATGCCGACATGTCCCAGGATATCCGCGTGCCCGGGCGCAACGAGATCGGCACGCTGTTTGCCGCCATGCGCAAGTTGCAGGACAGCCTGTCCGGCATCGTCTACGACGTGCGCACCGGCAGCGGCGCGGTGTTCACCGGCGCGGCGGAAATCGCCAAGGGCAATGCGGACCTGTCCTCGCGCACGGAAGAACAGGCGGCCTCGCTGGAAGAAACCGCTGCCAGCATGGAGCAGTTGACCGCCACCGTACGGCAGAACGCGGAAAACGCCAGCCAGGCCAGCAACCTGGCCAGCGAAGCCTCCGGCACCGCCGTGCGTGGCGGCGAGGCGATGCAGAAAGTGATCAGCACCATGTCCGGGATTTCCGAGTCCTCGAAAAAGGTGGCCGAGATCACGCGCATGATCGATTCGATTGCGTTCCAGACCAACATCCTGGCGCTGAACGCGTCGGTGGAAGCCGCGCGGGCCGGCGAGCAGGGCCGTGGCTTTGCTGTGGTGGCCGGTGAAGTGCGCAACCTGGCCGGCAGCAGTGCGGACGCGGCGCGCGAGATCAAGCAACTGATCGAACAGTCGGTCGTGCAGGTGGATCAGGGCTCGGTGCTGGTGCAACAGGCCGGCAAGACCATGGACGAGGTGGTGGCGGCGGTGAAGCGCGTCACCGACATCATGGACGAAATTTCCTCTGCTTCCCGCGAGCAGAGCGGTGGCATCGAGCAGGTCAGTCAGGCGGTCAGCCAGATGGACGAAGTCACCCAGCAGAACGCAGCGCTGGTGCAGCAGGCCATGGCCGCCGCCGCGTCGCTGGAGGAACAGGCACGGCATCTTGAACAGGCGGTGTCGGTGTTCCGGCTGCGCCAGGGCGAGGAGCAATACAGGCCGGCGCTGAATGCTGTCGAGAGCGGGCAGGACGATGAGCCGGCACCGCCACTGCTGACACTGGAGACGCCGGCCTACGATGACAGTGTGGCGCCGGCGCCGCCTGCCGGCCGGCGCACCTCACGCCGTGAACCGGTCACCACCGAAGACGACTGGGAAGAATTCTGA
- a CDS encoding chemotaxis protein CheW, giving the protein MNALNLAHAGTAGEAGSREYLVFSLGGEEYAIDILKVQEIRGYENVTRIANAPPFIKGVANLRGVIVPIIDLRIKFRLASAEYDSQTVVIVVNIGARVMGAVVDRVSDVMTLTPEQIKPAPEFGVNLPLDYINGLGNLKDRMLVLVDIEKVLTSEEMALVDEVSE; this is encoded by the coding sequence ATGAATGCATTGAACTTGGCCCACGCCGGCACCGCCGGCGAGGCGGGCAGCCGCGAGTACCTGGTGTTTTCCCTCGGCGGGGAAGAGTACGCCATCGACATCCTGAAAGTGCAGGAGATCCGCGGCTACGAAAACGTCACCCGCATCGCCAATGCGCCGCCGTTCATCAAGGGCGTGGCCAACCTGCGCGGCGTGATCGTGCCGATCATCGACCTGCGCATCAAGTTTCGCCTGGCCAGCGCCGAGTACGACAGCCAGACCGTGGTCATCGTGGTGAACATCGGCGCGCGCGTGATGGGGGCGGTGGTCGACCGCGTCTCTGATGTGATGACGCTGACACCGGAGCAGATCAAGCCGGCGCCGGAGTTCGGCGTCAACCTGCCGCTGGATTACATCAACGGCCTCGGCAATCTGAAAGACCGCATGCTGGTGCTGGTGGATATCGAGAAGGTGCTGACCAGTGAAGAAATGGCCCTGGTGGATGAAGTCAGCGAATAA
- the cheY gene encoding chemotaxis response regulator CheY, which yields MIDKDMSILVVDDFPTMRRIVRSLLKELGFNNVDEAEDGQEALSRLRSGSFEFVLSDWNMPNLDGLEMLKQMRADAALKDLPVLMITAEAKKENIIAAAQAGANGYIVKPFTAVTLEEKLNKIFQKLGK from the coding sequence ATGATAGACAAGGACATGAGCATTCTGGTGGTGGACGATTTCCCCACCATGCGCCGCATTGTACGCAGCCTGCTGAAAGAGCTGGGTTTCAATAATGTCGATGAAGCTGAAGACGGCCAGGAAGCGTTGAGCCGGCTGCGCAGCGGCAGCTTCGAGTTCGTGTTGTCGGACTGGAACATGCCGAACCTGGATGGCCTGGAGATGCTCAAGCAGATGCGCGCCGATGCCGCGCTGAAAGACCTGCCGGTGCTGATGATCACTGCCGAGGCGAAGAAGGAAAACATCATTGCCGCCGCCCAGGCCGGCGCCAATGGTTATATCGTCAAACCCTTCACGGCGGTGACGCTGGAAGAAAAGCTCAACAAGATTTTCCAGAAGTTGGGCAAGTAG
- the cheZ gene encoding protein phosphatase CheZ → MSGEAHSMTAAEQGGSDELMQRIGALTRMLRQSMRELGLNKEVEKAAAAIPDARARLDYVASMTRQAAERSLNAIDRARPLQDEMETTAAALEVRWAEWFAAPDALDDARELVQQTRAFLGAVPASTRATSQELLEIMMAQDFQDLTGQVIQKMMEVIQEVEHQLMQVLLEAIPEGEEREDMQRRLRQQWASDASRNQDSLKNGPAIQPGGDDIVSSQDQVDDLLDELGF, encoded by the coding sequence ATGAGTGGTGAAGCGCATTCCATGACCGCAGCGGAACAGGGCGGTTCCGATGAACTGATGCAGCGTATCGGCGCGCTTACCCGCATGTTGCGGCAGAGCATGCGTGAGCTGGGCCTGAACAAGGAAGTGGAAAAAGCAGCGGCGGCGATTCCTGATGCGCGCGCGCGGCTGGACTATGTTGCCTCGATGACCCGCCAGGCCGCTGAGCGTTCGCTCAATGCCATCGACCGGGCCCGGCCGCTGCAGGACGAGATGGAAACCACCGCCGCTGCATTGGAAGTGCGCTGGGCCGAGTGGTTTGCGGCACCGGACGCGCTGGATGATGCCAGAGAGCTGGTGCAGCAGACGCGCGCCTTTCTCGGTGCCGTGCCGGCCTCCACCCGCGCCACCAGCCAGGAACTGCTGGAGATCATGATGGCGCAGGATTTTCAGGATCTGACCGGGCAGGTGATCCAGAAAATGATGGAGGTGATCCAGGAAGTGGAGCACCAGCTCATGCAGGTGCTGCTGGAAGCCATACCCGAGGGCGAGGAACGCGAAGACATGCAGCGCCGCCTGCGCCAGCAGTGGGCCTCCGATGCGTCGCGCAACCAGGACTCACTGAAGAACGGTCCGGCCATCCAGCCTGGCGGCGACGACATCGTCAGCAGCCAGGACCAGGTGGATGATCTGCTCGACGAACTCGGCTTCTGA
- a CDS encoding protein-glutamate methylesterase/protein-glutamine glutaminase — protein MSGNRIRVLCVDDSALIRDLLSQIINSHPDMEVVAVAPDPLVARDLIKRHNPDVLTLDVEMPRMGGLDFLERLMRLRPMPVLMLSSLTSAGSDVTLKALELGALDFIEKPTLGVRDGMFEYSALIAAKIRMAARAQPRRIEPAKQAPGALAALAVSSEKLVVLGASTGGTEAIREVLQPLPANAPGILIAQHMPGGFTRSFAQRLDGLCRIRVKEGEHGERVLPGHAYIAPGDAHMTLGRSGTHYVVQLDDGPPVNRHRPSVDVLFESAARLSRDNTIGVLLTGMGKDGARGLLALRETGASTLAQDQQTSLVFGMPREAIALGAASEVVALGDVAERLLALATRTTRGTRAHAVTGPADRPTHNRNQGNPHDDFTA, from the coding sequence TTGAGCGGCAACAGAATCCGGGTGCTGTGCGTGGATGATTCAGCGCTGATCCGCGACCTGCTGAGCCAGATCATCAACAGTCATCCGGACATGGAAGTGGTGGCCGTGGCGCCGGACCCGCTGGTGGCGCGTGACCTGATCAAGCGACACAACCCGGATGTGCTGACGCTGGATGTGGAAATGCCGCGCATGGGCGGGCTGGATTTTCTCGAACGCCTGATGCGGCTGCGGCCGATGCCGGTACTGATGCTGTCGTCGCTGACCAGCGCCGGTTCCGACGTGACGCTCAAGGCGCTGGAGCTGGGCGCGCTGGATTTCATTGAAAAGCCGACACTCGGTGTACGCGACGGCATGTTCGAGTACAGCGCACTGATTGCCGCCAAGATCCGCATGGCAGCGCGCGCGCAGCCGCGCCGCATCGAACCGGCGAAACAGGCCCCCGGCGCGCTGGCGGCGCTGGCGGTGTCGAGTGAAAAACTGGTGGTGCTTGGCGCTTCCACCGGCGGCACCGAGGCGATTCGCGAAGTGTTGCAGCCGCTGCCGGCGAATGCGCCCGGCATCCTGATTGCGCAACACATGCCCGGTGGCTTTACGCGCTCGTTCGCGCAACGGCTGGATGGGCTGTGCCGCATCCGGGTGAAGGAGGGCGAGCATGGTGAACGGGTGCTGCCGGGCCATGCCTATATTGCGCCGGGCGATGCGCACATGACACTCGGGCGCAGTGGCACCCACTACGTGGTGCAGCTGGATGACGGCCCACCGGTGAACCGGCATCGCCCGTCGGTGGACGTGCTGTTTGAATCCGCTGCGCGATTGTCGCGGGACAACACCATCGGCGTGCTGCTCACCGGCATGGGCAAGGACGGTGCGCGCGGCTTGCTGGCGCTGCGCGAGACCGGGGCCAGCACGCTGGCACAGGATCAGCAGACATCGCTGGTGTTCGGCATGCCGCGCGAGGCCATCGCACTCGGCGCTGCCAGCGAAGTGGTGGCGCTGGGAGACGTCGCCGAACGCCTGCTGGCACTGGCGACACGCACCACACGCGGCACGCGAGCGCATGCTGTAACGGGGCCTGCTGACAGGCCAACGCATAACCGGAACCAGGGAAACCCGCATGATGACTTTACTGCGTAA
- a CDS encoding methyl-accepting chemotaxis protein, with the protein MRNNQPVSGREYPLRDDHFLISRTDLKGRITYANPAFVEVSGFSREELLGAPHNIVRHPDMPVQAFGNLWSTIAAGHTWMGVIRNRRRNGDHYWVRSHVTPVVEGGRTTGYVSVRLKASAAEIRDAERDYALLREGRGRHLVLHRGEVRQRGLTGMLRRFNRRALEVRLAGLALVSCTLLGVSTGIGLYGLWQSGEALSRPLLVAHGAVMVVGLLLMIGLCVRLTRQLLRPVSDAVQFTLQIAAGNLGARLAGEAHHGNNRLRRALDVMRRSLASIVGDVNEGLDVVAPAARSIAEGNEDLSSRSEQQAASLQQTAASMEQITTTVRQNADNARQASLLASEAATTVAGSREVMGQVVDTMGRITTSSEKMSVIIDAIDNIAFQTNILALNASVEAARAGEQGRGFAVVAGEVRSLAGRSAEAAREIRELIARSGEEIDAGAQLVRRAEGTMEGVVSSVTRVNDIIGEISAASEEQSTGISQVNRAITQMDEVTRQNAERVGASARAASALQERVGILGGAMGVFRLESEPAPPPARRTPTLTVINATAEKAS; encoded by the coding sequence ATGCGCAACAATCAGCCGGTCAGCGGTCGCGAATACCCTTTGCGCGATGACCATTTCCTGATTTCCCGGACCGACCTGAAAGGCCGTATCACCTACGCCAATCCGGCGTTCGTGGAAGTCAGTGGTTTCAGCCGGGAAGAACTGCTCGGTGCCCCGCACAATATTGTCCGCCATCCGGACATGCCGGTGCAGGCGTTCGGCAACCTCTGGTCGACCATTGCCGCCGGGCATACCTGGATGGGCGTGATCCGCAACCGGCGCAGGAATGGCGATCATTACTGGGTGCGCTCGCACGTCACGCCGGTGGTCGAAGGCGGCCGTACCACCGGCTATGTCTCCGTGCGGCTGAAAGCCTCGGCGGCGGAAATCCGCGACGCCGAACGCGACTACGCACTGCTGCGCGAAGGCCGCGGCCGGCATCTGGTGCTGCATCGTGGTGAAGTGCGCCAGCGCGGGCTCACCGGCATGCTGCGCCGCTTTAACCGGCGCGCGCTGGAAGTGCGTCTGGCGGGGCTCGCGCTGGTGTCCTGCACGCTGCTCGGTGTATCCACCGGCATTGGCCTGTACGGCCTGTGGCAATCGGGCGAGGCACTGAGCCGCCCGCTGCTGGTGGCGCACGGCGCGGTCATGGTAGTGGGCCTGCTGCTGATGATCGGCCTGTGCGTGCGGCTGACCCGGCAACTGTTGCGGCCGGTCAGCGACGCGGTGCAATTCACGCTGCAGATCGCCGCCGGCAACCTCGGCGCCCGCCTGGCCGGTGAGGCACATCACGGCAACAACCGCTTGCGCCGGGCACTGGACGTCATGCGTCGCAGCCTGGCCAGCATCGTCGGTGATGTGAACGAAGGGCTGGATGTGGTGGCGCCGGCGGCGCGCAGTATTGCCGAGGGCAACGAAGACCTGTCGTCGCGTTCCGAGCAGCAGGCGGCGTCGCTGCAACAGACCGCCGCCAGTATGGAGCAGATCACCACCACCGTGCGGCAGAACGCCGACAATGCCCGCCAGGCCAGTTTGCTGGCGTCCGAGGCGGCGACCACGGTGGCTGGCAGTCGTGAGGTGATGGGGCAGGTGGTGGACACCATGGGCCGCATCACCACCAGTTCGGAAAAAATGTCGGTGATCATCGATGCCATCGACAACATCGCTTTCCAGACCAACATCCTGGCGCTGAATGCGTCGGTGGAGGCCGCCCGCGCCGGCGAACAGGGGCGCGGCTTTGCCGTGGTGGCCGGGGAAGTGCGCAGCCTCGCCGGGCGCTCGGCGGAAGCCGCGCGGGAGATCCGCGAGCTGATCGCCCGCTCCGGGGAGGAAATCGATGCCGGTGCACAACTGGTGCGCCGTGCCGAGGGCACCATGGAAGGGGTGGTCAGTTCGGTCACACGGGTGAACGACATCATCGGCGAGATCAGCGCCGCGTCGGAGGAACAGAGCACCGGCATCAGCCAGGTCAACCGCGCCATTACACAGATGGATGAAGTGACACGGCAGAACGCCGAACGGGTCGGCGCCTCGGCCCGGGCAGCCAGCGCCCTGCAGGAACGCGTCGGTATTCTCGGCGGCGCCATGGGGGTGTTCCGGCTGGAGAGTGAACCGGCGCCGCCCCCGGCACGACGCACCCCCACGCTGACAGTGATCAACGCGACGGCGGAGAAAGCCTCTTGA